One Gloeothece verrucosa PCC 7822 DNA window includes the following coding sequences:
- the pntA gene encoding Re/Si-specific NAD(P)(+) transhydrogenase subunit alpha, giving the protein MTIVVPKEATVTEQSVAPSKPRKIGVPKETYPNEFRVAVTPDTAKKLQKLGFEILVEAGAGVAANFSDNAYEQANCQIIEASETVWSEADMILKVRPPSAEEVEKLPEGKTLISFIWPAQNKDLLEALAAKSATVLAIDAIPRISRAQKMDALSSMANIAGYRAVVEAANHFGRFFTGQITAAGKVPPAKVLIIGAGVAGLAAIGAAKGLGAVVRAFDTRPVVKEQVESMGAEFLELDFAEDGSGQGGYAKVMSEEFIKAEMALFAQQAKEVDIIITTALIPGKPAPRLITEEMVSSMKEGSVIVDLAAEQGGNCEVTKPNQVYAYKGVTIVGLTDLPSRMANQASQLYGNNLWHLLKDMGGGENYKVDLEDEVIRGALVLHSGQVTWPPPKPSNPSPQTGATKVKEASVTVEEPKKKGESSLWFIILGLALLGIGIVAPSSFLSHFTVFVLACFVGWQVIWSVTPALHTPLMSVTNAISGIIIIGGILQINGPINSPTTLLGAIAILVGTINISGGFLVTQRMLKMFRK; this is encoded by the coding sequence ATGACTATAGTTGTACCAAAAGAAGCTACAGTGACAGAACAGTCTGTAGCTCCTTCAAAACCCAGAAAAATTGGTGTACCAAAAGAAACATACCCTAACGAATTTCGCGTTGCTGTTACGCCTGATACTGCAAAAAAGCTCCAAAAGCTCGGATTTGAGATTTTGGTAGAAGCCGGGGCAGGAGTAGCGGCTAATTTTTCAGATAATGCCTATGAGCAGGCAAATTGTCAAATTATTGAGGCTTCGGAAACAGTATGGAGTGAAGCCGATATGATCCTCAAAGTTCGTCCCCCTTCAGCAGAAGAAGTGGAAAAGCTTCCCGAAGGCAAAACCTTGATTAGTTTTATCTGGCCTGCCCAAAATAAAGATCTCCTAGAGGCTTTAGCCGCCAAGAGTGCAACAGTATTAGCCATTGATGCTATCCCGCGCATTAGCCGCGCTCAAAAAATGGATGCCCTCAGTTCCATGGCCAATATTGCCGGCTATCGGGCAGTGGTAGAAGCGGCTAATCACTTCGGGCGCTTTTTTACCGGGCAAATTACCGCCGCCGGGAAAGTTCCCCCGGCTAAAGTATTGATCATCGGTGCCGGCGTGGCCGGATTAGCGGCAATTGGTGCGGCTAAAGGTTTAGGGGCAGTAGTGCGCGCCTTTGATACCCGCCCAGTAGTCAAAGAACAAGTAGAAAGCATGGGGGCAGAATTCCTAGAATTAGACTTTGCAGAAGATGGCAGTGGGCAAGGCGGTTATGCCAAAGTCATGAGTGAAGAATTTATAAAAGCCGAAATGGCTCTGTTTGCCCAACAGGCTAAAGAAGTTGATATTATTATCACCACTGCCTTAATTCCAGGTAAACCGGCTCCTCGCTTGATTACAGAAGAAATGGTATCAAGTATGAAAGAAGGCTCAGTCATCGTCGATTTGGCGGCGGAACAAGGCGGTAACTGTGAGGTCACTAAACCGAATCAAGTTTATGCTTATAAGGGCGTAACCATTGTTGGATTAACCGATTTACCAAGCCGCATGGCAAACCAGGCCAGTCAATTGTATGGGAATAATTTATGGCATCTCCTCAAAGATATGGGAGGTGGCGAAAATTATAAAGTTGATCTTGAGGATGAAGTCATTCGCGGCGCTTTAGTCTTGCACTCAGGACAAGTTACCTGGCCGCCACCGAAACCCAGTAACCCCTCTCCCCAAACAGGAGCAACTAAAGTTAAAGAGGCTTCTGTAACCGTAGAAGAACCGAAAAAGAAAGGAGAGAGTTCGCTGTGGTTTATTATCCTGGGTTTAGCCCTATTAGGAATCGGCATAGTCGCTCCTAGCTCTTTCTTGTCTCACTTTACCGTGTTTGTCTTGGCTTGTTTTGTGGGTTGGCAAGTGATTTGGAGTGTTACGCCGGCTTTACATACTCCCTTAATGAGTGTGACCAATGCGATTAGTGGGATCATTATTATTGGTGGGATATTACAAATTAATGGGCCTATCAATTCCCCAACAACCCTTTTAGGAGCGATCGCTATTTTAGTGGGAACCATTAATATCTCTGGCGGCTTCCTGGTAACTCAACGAATGCTGAAGATGTTTAGAAAATAG
- a CDS encoding DUF2808 domain-containing protein: MLVLKASVKRLLPVLVLSGGLIASLPLFTWAGGNPGLTVFSGVDRKDILDYFLQFGGNPEEMDRYKLYIPAKRLPQGASAIFISYPDYFDGNFDTKKVEIRVKGKPLPLKEVYWDKESRFLEITLDQPLAPNTKAEVVLSNVTNPRTGTYYLICDVMASGDIPVRLYVGTWIVSIER, encoded by the coding sequence ATGTTGGTTCTTAAAGCCTCTGTTAAACGCCTACTGCCTGTCTTAGTCTTGTCAGGAGGGTTGATAGCGAGTTTACCACTTTTTACCTGGGCAGGAGGAAATCCAGGACTAACAGTTTTTAGTGGAGTAGATCGCAAAGATATTCTCGACTATTTCCTTCAATTCGGAGGGAATCCCGAGGAAATGGATCGCTATAAATTATATATTCCGGCGAAACGTTTGCCTCAAGGAGCTTCAGCTATCTTCATTTCTTATCCTGATTATTTTGACGGGAATTTTGATACTAAAAAAGTAGAAATTCGCGTTAAAGGCAAGCCTCTTCCTTTAAAAGAGGTTTATTGGGATAAAGAAAGTCGATTTTTAGAAATTACTTTAGATCAGCCTCTAGCTCCGAATACTAAAGCCGAAGTAGTCTTGTCTAATGTCACTAATCCTAGAACGGGTACTTACTATTTGATCTGTGATGTGATGGCTTCTGGGGATATCCCTGTACGTTTGTATGTGGGAACTTGGATTGTCAGCATTGAACGCTAA
- a CDS encoding Uma2 family endonuclease: MSSYEDILDEVIFPPSDLESDEPPLESELHLRQLILLIQSLEWLWKDRQDFYAFGNLTIYYSPRQRKSENFRGPDFFVVLGTERKPRKSWVVWQEDGKYPNVIVEILSSTTANTDRGLKKQIYQDIFRTPDYFWFDPISLEFQGFRLVGGHYEDLQPNQQGWLWSEQLGLYLGIDNEQLRFFTPEGELLLTPKEAAQMEAQRAESEKQQREELEALLARYRQQFGDLPNSSQF; this comes from the coding sequence ATGTCTAGCTATGAAGACATACTAGATGAAGTCATATTTCCTCCTAGTGATTTAGAAAGTGATGAGCCGCCATTGGAATCAGAACTCCATCTAAGACAATTAATTTTACTTATTCAATCTTTAGAATGGCTCTGGAAAGACCGTCAAGATTTCTACGCTTTTGGTAATCTCACAATTTATTATAGTCCTCGTCAACGTAAATCCGAAAATTTTCGCGGACCAGACTTTTTTGTCGTCTTAGGAACCGAACGCAAACCCCGTAAAAGTTGGGTGGTTTGGCAAGAAGATGGTAAGTATCCTAACGTTATTGTGGAGATTTTATCATCAACAACGGCTAATACAGACCGAGGATTAAAAAAGCAAATCTATCAAGATATTTTCCGCACTCCCGATTATTTTTGGTTTGATCCCATTAGTTTAGAATTTCAGGGTTTTCGCCTAGTGGGTGGACATTATGAAGATTTACAACCCAATCAGCAAGGATGGTTATGGAGTGAGCAGTTAGGGTTGTATTTGGGCATTGATAACGAGCAATTACGTTTCTTTACTCCAGAAGGAGAATTACTGCTGACTCCAAAAGAAGCGGCCCAAATGGAAGCACAACGCGCTGAATCGGAAAAACAACAAAGGGAGGAATTAGAGGCACTCCTTGCCCGTTATCGGCAACAGTTTGGCGACTTACCGAATTCATCCCAGTTTTGA
- a CDS encoding prohibitin family protein, protein MRPHAIVRNPIWFIITGGAIGIMALIILGFQLFVIINPGQKGLVITLGKLEDSVLNEGTYFVFPLTTQVKKFDTRIQKTEIESNGRTKELQQINTKTVLNWRVEPAKLKEIYQQIGTEEQVVNKIITPIFDETVKATIPSKTLEQILAKREELQVDIFAKIKKRLAPYGIVVDNISFVNLTASEEFTKATEERQIAEQRSITAKKEAEALISKAEGEAKAQKLLQQTLTPALLQKMAIDKWNGQYPTVMGNSNALPLININPTSPQAATP, encoded by the coding sequence ATGAGACCCCATGCTATTGTAAGAAACCCTATTTGGTTTATTATTACTGGAGGAGCAATAGGAATAATGGCGTTAATCATTTTGGGATTCCAGCTATTTGTGATTATTAACCCTGGTCAAAAAGGATTGGTCATTACTCTCGGTAAGTTAGAAGATTCAGTTCTTAATGAAGGAACATACTTTGTTTTCCCGTTAACAACTCAAGTTAAGAAATTTGATACAAGAATTCAGAAAACCGAAATAGAGTCAAACGGGCGGACAAAAGAATTACAGCAAATTAATACTAAAACTGTTCTAAATTGGAGAGTAGAACCTGCCAAACTGAAAGAAATTTACCAACAAATCGGGACTGAGGAACAAGTGGTTAATAAAATTATCACACCGATTTTTGATGAGACAGTTAAGGCAACTATTCCTTCTAAAACTTTAGAACAAATTCTTGCCAAACGCGAGGAACTTCAAGTTGATATCTTTGCTAAAATTAAAAAACGTTTGGCTCCCTATGGAATTGTAGTCGATAATATTTCTTTTGTGAACTTAACGGCTTCTGAAGAATTTACCAAGGCAACTGAAGAACGACAAATAGCCGAACAGCGAAGCATAACGGCTAAAAAAGAAGCTGAAGCCTTAATTAGCAAAGCCGAAGGAGAGGCAAAAGCACAAAAACTCTTGCAGCAAACTCTAACGCCCGCACTTTTGCAAAAAATGGCGATTGACAAATGGAATGGGCAATATCCAACGGTTATGGGTAACAGCAATGCTTTACCTCTAATTAATATTAATCCTACTTCCCCGCAAGCGGCTACCCCTTAA
- a CDS encoding NACHT C-terminal helical domain 2-containing protein, which yields MFNQFSKRQQELLRQYYYGNKFLMICLNSDCCVRKDVRRKIENTLLLLTSRLKTNF from the coding sequence ATGTTTAATCAATTTAGTAAACGGCAACAGGAACTCTTAAGGCAATATTATTATGGCAATAAATTCCTAATGATTTGCTTAAATAGTGATTGTTGTGTGAGAAAAGATGTACGCCGGAAAATTGAGAACACTTTGTTATTGCTAACTTCGCGCCTCAAAACAAATTTTTAG
- the dxr gene encoding 1-deoxy-D-xylulose-5-phosphate reductoisomerase gives MKKISVLGSTGSIGTQTLDIVAQYPDQFQVVGLAAGNNVELLSAQVHQFRPQIVAICNTAHVSALKEALSSLDYSPIIVAGEAGVVEVAAYGDAESVVTGIVGCAGLLPTIAAIKAGKDIALANKETLIAGGPVVLPLIEKHGVKLLPADSEHSAIFQCLQGVPEKGLRKIILTASGGAFRDLPVEKLSSVTVQDALKHPNWSMGRKITIDSATLMNKGLEVIEAHYLFGVDYDAIDIVIHPQSIIHSLIELQDTSVLAQLGWPDMRLPLLYALSWPERIYTDWETLDLVKVGSLTFREPDHDKYPCMQLAYAVGRAGGAMPAVLNAANEQAVALFLAEKIGFLDIPRLIEMVCDRFTTQNTSTPTLDDIIAADGWARAEVLRAYEMTQIKGPVVSVL, from the coding sequence GTGAAAAAAATCTCTGTTCTCGGTTCTACAGGTTCTATTGGTACTCAAACCCTTGATATTGTCGCTCAATACCCCGATCAATTTCAAGTGGTCGGGTTAGCAGCCGGTAACAATGTGGAGTTACTCTCGGCCCAAGTGCATCAATTCCGCCCCCAAATTGTCGCTATTTGCAATACGGCTCATGTTTCTGCCCTAAAAGAGGCTCTTTCATCCCTAGATTATTCTCCTATTATCGTTGCTGGAGAAGCGGGTGTCGTCGAAGTTGCCGCTTATGGAGATGCAGAAAGTGTTGTTACCGGTATTGTGGGATGTGCAGGACTTTTACCCACTATCGCCGCCATTAAAGCCGGTAAAGATATCGCTTTAGCTAATAAAGAAACCTTAATTGCTGGGGGTCCGGTGGTTCTGCCTTTAATTGAAAAACACGGGGTTAAATTATTACCCGCCGACTCAGAACATTCGGCTATTTTTCAATGTCTTCAAGGTGTACCCGAAAAAGGGTTGAGAAAGATTATTTTAACCGCTTCGGGTGGGGCTTTTCGCGATTTACCGGTAGAAAAATTAAGCTCGGTTACGGTACAAGATGCCCTTAAACATCCTAACTGGTCTATGGGTCGAAAAATTACCATTGATTCAGCCACTTTGATGAATAAAGGCTTAGAAGTCATTGAAGCTCATTATTTATTTGGTGTAGACTATGATGCCATCGACATTGTGATTCATCCCCAAAGTATTATTCATTCTCTTATTGAGTTACAAGATACCTCGGTTTTGGCTCAGTTGGGCTGGCCTGATATGCGTTTACCGTTACTCTATGCCCTGTCTTGGCCAGAACGGATTTATACTGATTGGGAAACTTTAGATTTAGTTAAAGTTGGTAGTTTGACTTTCCGAGAACCGGACCATGATAAATATCCCTGTATGCAGTTAGCTTACGCTGTTGGGCGGGCCGGGGGAGCGATGCCGGCTGTGTTGAATGCGGCTAATGAGCAAGCGGTAGCACTATTTTTAGCAGAAAAAATCGGCTTTTTGGATATTCCCCGTTTAATTGAAATGGTCTGTGATCGCTTTACGACTCAAAATACTTCTACGCCTACCTTAGATGATATTATTGCGGCTGATGGGTGGGCAAGAGCCGAAGTGCTTCGCGCCTATGAAATGACCCAAATAAAAGGTCCTGTTGTTTCAGTTCTATAA
- a CDS encoding class I SAM-dependent methyltransferase — MQIEKVIETYDHGASEYDFIMKRYWHIERQPLIDWLQLGTGQTVLEAAVGTGLNLPAYPEGVRVIGIDLSQKMLNEARKKPVSADIILQIMDLQNLSFPDDSFDAAASGFTLCVVADPVVALEEMIRVTKPGALIAILDYCKSRDPEIAKWQELIYDASSQMGFPTGKIKWDALMDYDKLIYNSHLPIEVIVDERLDSPNPFLCGCQLLLKNIKR; from the coding sequence ATGCAGATAGAAAAAGTAATCGAGACTTATGATCACGGAGCATCAGAGTACGATTTTATTATGAAACGCTACTGGCACATAGAGCGGCAACCGTTAATCGATTGGTTGCAACTCGGTACGGGACAGACGGTTTTAGAGGCGGCGGTGGGAACAGGGCTTAATCTACCGGCTTATCCTGAAGGGGTGCGGGTTATTGGCATTGATCTGTCTCAAAAAATGCTTAATGAGGCCCGTAAAAAGCCAGTCAGTGCTGATATTATTTTACAAATTATGGACTTGCAAAACCTGAGTTTTCCGGATGATAGCTTTGATGCGGCGGCTTCGGGTTTTACGCTGTGTGTGGTGGCTGATCCAGTAGTAGCACTAGAAGAGATGATCCGAGTAACCAAGCCGGGCGCATTAATTGCTATTCTCGATTACTGTAAGTCTCGAGACCCTGAAATTGCTAAATGGCAAGAGTTGATCTACGATGCCAGTTCTCAAATGGGTTTTCCCACAGGCAAAATTAAATGGGATGCTCTGATGGATTACGATAAATTAATTTATAATAGTCATCTGCCCATTGAGGTAATTGTGGATGAGCGCCTCGATAGTCCTAATCCGTTTTTGTGCGGTTGTCAATTATTGCTTAAAAATATAAAACGTTAA
- a CDS encoding YbaB/EbfC family nucleoid-associated protein yields the protein MAQGKGFGFGLGKIKELQEAFQKAQQVQEGAKQLQDELEKMEIEGQSGDGSVTVIMSGNQEPRSVTIQPAALEKGAEALSELVTEAMRNAYSKSTDTMRQKMEELTSGLNLPGL from the coding sequence ATGGCACAAGGAAAAGGTTTTGGCTTTGGCTTAGGCAAAATTAAAGAACTACAAGAGGCTTTCCAAAAAGCTCAACAAGTTCAAGAAGGAGCAAAACAACTCCAAGACGAACTCGAAAAAATGGAAATTGAAGGGCAAAGTGGTGATGGTTCAGTAACAGTCATCATGAGTGGTAATCAAGAACCTCGTAGTGTCACTATTCAACCCGCCGCCTTAGAAAAAGGCGCAGAAGCACTATCTGAGCTAGTTACCGAGGCGATGAGAAATGCTTATAGCAAGTCGACAGACACGATGAGACAAAAAATGGAAGAACTCACCAGTGGGTTAAATTTACCCGGCTTATAA
- the murB gene encoding UDP-N-acetylmuramate dehydrogenase, with translation MSLTLFCTPSQGTPSSMALSGTDKLIYPQVSLAELTSYRVGGLAQWYAAPRNWDSLQATFEWFNQQDLPLTLLGAGSNLLISDRGIPGLVVSTRHLRHSNFDPETAQITAGAGEPIARIAWSAAKRGWRGLEWAVGIPGTIGGAVVMNAGAHTQCVADCLVSALVLSPDGTVERLTPQQLNYSYRTSNLQGDRRLVIEATFQLQPGFTKEEVMATTSQNLKQRKSTQPYDRPSCGSVFRNPTPHAAGRLIEQLGLKGHRIGGAEVSHRHANFILNCGHAKAEDIFRLIRHVQEQVQAHYALLLEPEVKILGEFEAI, from the coding sequence ATGTCTTTGACACTGTTTTGCACTCCAAGCCAAGGAACTCCCTCATCTATGGCCTTATCCGGCACCGATAAGTTGATTTATCCTCAAGTCTCTCTTGCTGAGTTAACCTCTTATCGGGTAGGTGGATTAGCTCAATGGTATGCCGCCCCTCGCAATTGGGACAGCTTGCAAGCAACATTTGAATGGTTTAATCAGCAAGATCTGCCCTTAACCCTGTTGGGTGCTGGCTCAAATTTACTCATTAGTGATCGCGGGATTCCTGGGTTAGTCGTAAGTACACGCCATCTACGCCACAGTAATTTTGACCCAGAAACTGCACAAATAACAGCCGGTGCCGGTGAACCCATTGCTCGTATAGCTTGGAGTGCGGCTAAAAGAGGTTGGCGAGGACTAGAATGGGCGGTAGGCATCCCCGGAACCATAGGCGGTGCAGTGGTTATGAATGCCGGGGCCCACACTCAATGTGTGGCAGATTGTTTAGTCAGCGCTTTAGTCTTATCACCAGATGGAACAGTCGAAAGACTCACACCACAACAGTTAAATTACAGTTATAGAACCTCTAACTTACAAGGTGATCGCCGTCTGGTTATTGAAGCGACTTTTCAATTACAACCTGGCTTTACAAAAGAAGAAGTGATGGCCACCACCAGCCAAAATCTCAAACAGCGTAAAAGTACACAACCCTATGACCGCCCGAGTTGTGGCAGTGTCTTTCGTAATCCTACCCCTCATGCAGCCGGCCGCTTAATTGAACAGTTAGGATTAAAAGGACATCGCATTGGAGGGGCTGAAGTGTCTCATCGCCATGCTAACTTTATTCTTAACTGTGGTCATGCCAAAGCCGAAGATATTTTTCGACTGATTCGCCATGTTCAAGAACAAGTACAAGCTCACTATGCTCTATTATTGGAGCCAGAGGTAAAAATCTTGGGTGAGTTTGAGGCGATCTAA
- the murC gene encoding UDP-N-acetylmuramate--L-alanine ligase: protein MVKTVDFNGRPFHFIGIGGIGMSALAYVLAKRQLPVSGSDVRSSHITQRLQSVGAKIFHRQEATNLNIFQNASEALPALVTASTVESHKVGFRYEVESDFPQKASTNHLPQIICSTAIAANNAEYQAAKENGYPIFHRSDVLAALIKDYYSIAVAGTHGKTTTSSLIGYMLLKAGLDPTIIVGGEVDAWQGNARLGQGRFLVAEADESDGSLAKHSPRIGIVTNIELDHPDHYQNLEEVIQTFQIFERQCETLIACIDCETVRQRLNPQITYSLDPEKEADYTVKNVVYHAQGSLVEVWERGQYLGQMNISLLGQHNVSNSLAAVAVGRKLGLDFEEIAVAVATFEGAKRRFEHKGHCNGITFIDDYAHHPSEIRCTLEAARLRSHQDCYSRVVAIFQPHRYSRTATFMDEFATSFSDADVVIITDIYSAGEVNLGQMSGQQVADAISCYHKQVYYHPSLKSLGSFLVEILQPGDLALFLGAGNLNQIIPELLAPKAA, encoded by the coding sequence ATGGTGAAAACGGTAGATTTTAACGGCAGGCCTTTTCATTTTATCGGGATTGGGGGCATTGGAATGTCAGCCTTGGCCTATGTTTTAGCCAAACGACAATTGCCCGTATCCGGTTCCGATGTTCGTTCTAGCCATATTACTCAGCGCCTACAATCTGTAGGGGCAAAAATTTTTCATCGTCAAGAAGCAACCAATTTAAATATCTTTCAAAATGCTTCAGAAGCTCTACCGGCTCTAGTTACAGCCTCCACTGTAGAGAGCCACAAAGTAGGATTTCGCTACGAGGTTGAATCAGATTTTCCTCAAAAAGCTTCAACAAATCATTTACCTCAAATAATTTGTTCGACAGCCATAGCCGCTAATAATGCTGAGTATCAAGCAGCCAAAGAGAATGGATATCCCATTTTTCATCGCTCTGATGTCTTAGCGGCTTTAATCAAAGACTATTATAGCATTGCTGTAGCGGGAACTCATGGAAAAACCACCACCAGCAGCTTAATCGGTTATATGCTCCTGAAAGCGGGCTTAGATCCTACGATTATCGTCGGCGGAGAAGTAGATGCTTGGCAAGGAAATGCTCGCTTAGGACAAGGGCGGTTCCTAGTGGCAGAAGCGGATGAATCAGATGGTTCATTAGCTAAACATTCCCCACGCATTGGGATTGTCACCAATATAGAACTGGATCATCCGGATCATTATCAAAATTTAGAAGAAGTAATCCAGACCTTCCAAATTTTTGAGCGGCAGTGCGAAACCTTGATCGCCTGTATTGATTGTGAAACCGTTCGCCAGCGCCTAAACCCCCAGATCACTTACAGTCTTGATCCCGAAAAAGAAGCTGACTATACCGTGAAAAACGTTGTTTATCATGCCCAAGGAAGCCTCGTCGAGGTATGGGAAAGAGGACAATACCTGGGACAGATGAATATCAGCTTGCTCGGTCAACATAATGTAAGTAATAGCCTGGCAGCAGTGGCAGTGGGACGCAAACTCGGCCTCGACTTTGAAGAGATAGCTGTAGCTGTCGCTACCTTTGAAGGTGCTAAACGACGATTTGAACATAAAGGTCATTGCAATGGAATTACATTCATTGATGATTATGCTCATCACCCCAGTGAAATTCGTTGTACTCTAGAAGCAGCGCGTTTACGTTCCCATCAGGATTGTTACTCTCGAGTTGTTGCTATTTTTCAACCTCACCGCTACAGTCGCACGGCGACTTTTATGGATGAGTTCGCCACTTCTTTTAGTGATGCTGATGTAGTAATCATTACCGATATCTACAGCGCCGGAGAAGTGAATCTTGGGCAAATGAGCGGACAACAAGTAGCTGATGCTATTAGTTGTTATCACAAACAAGTGTATTATCATCCATCCTTAAAGTCTTTGGGAAGTTTCCTAGTCGAAATTTTACAACCTGGAGACTTGGCATTATTTTTAGGGGCAGGCAATCTAAATCAGATTATTCCTGAACTGCTCGCACCCAAAGCCGCATAA
- a CDS encoding type I glyceraldehyde-3-phosphate dehydrogenase → MIRVAINGFGRIGRNFLRCWLGRTDSQIDLVGLNDTSDPKTNAHLLKYDSMLGKLDADIRADENSIIVNGKTIKCYSDRNPLNLPWAEWGVDLIIESTGVFVDYEGASKHIVAGAKKVLITAPGKGPNIGTYVVGVNDSDYNHDEHEVISNASCTTNCLAPVVKVIHENFGIIKGTMTTTHSYTGDQRILDASHRDLRRARAAAINIVPTSTGAAKAVALVIPEMKGKLNGIALRVPTPNVSVVDLVAQVEKPTLAEQVNDVLKAAAEGSLKGVLEYNDLPLVSSDYRGTDCSSIIDASLTMVMGGDMVKVVAWYDNEWGYSQRVVDLAELVARNWK, encoded by the coding sequence GTGATTAGAGTAGCGATCAACGGATTCGGACGCATTGGACGCAATTTTTTAAGATGCTGGCTAGGTCGCACAGATAGCCAGATAGATCTAGTGGGACTCAATGATACTTCAGATCCCAAAACCAATGCTCACCTGCTCAAATATGACTCCATGTTGGGCAAATTGGATGCTGATATCAGAGCCGATGAAAATTCTATTATTGTTAATGGTAAAACCATCAAGTGCTATTCTGATCGCAATCCTCTAAACTTGCCCTGGGCTGAATGGGGAGTTGATTTAATCATCGAATCCACTGGGGTATTCGTTGATTATGAAGGCGCTTCTAAGCACATTGTAGCTGGCGCGAAAAAGGTTTTGATTACCGCACCAGGTAAAGGGCCAAATATCGGAACCTATGTGGTAGGGGTTAACGATAGTGATTATAATCATGATGAGCATGAAGTCATCAGTAATGCTAGTTGTACCACCAACTGTCTAGCACCTGTGGTTAAGGTGATTCATGAGAACTTTGGCATTATCAAAGGAACCATGACCACTACCCACAGCTACACCGGTGACCAACGAATTTTAGATGCTAGTCACCGCGATCTCCGCCGCGCAAGAGCCGCCGCTATTAATATCGTTCCTACTTCTACCGGAGCGGCTAAGGCAGTAGCTTTAGTTATTCCTGAAATGAAGGGTAAATTAAATGGGATCGCGCTGCGAGTTCCTACTCCTAATGTGTCTGTGGTAGATTTAGTCGCTCAAGTTGAGAAACCGACTCTTGCTGAACAAGTCAATGATGTTCTTAAAGCGGCGGCTGAAGGTTCCCTCAAGGGAGTTCTTGAGTATAACGATCTGCCTTTGGTTTCTTCTGATTACCGGGGAACTGATTGTTCTTCTATTATAGATGCCAGCTTGACGATGGTTATGGGCGGCGACATGGTTAAAGTTGTTGCTTGGTATGACAACGAGTGGGGTTATTCTCAACGGGTTGTTGATTTGGCTGAACTTGTTGCTCGTAACTGGAAGTAA
- a CDS encoding DUF3226 domain-containing protein yields the protein MNRNNTKILLVEGDEDKRVIPYLMEENGIPWPKGNEPVDIQSYNGVEKLLEPKQISTQFKPPRVTALGIMVDADDNPLGRWQKIRDVCLPTIPDFPQDLPDTGLIHQIQEGLNQGKKIGVWMMPDNRMQGMLETFLAYLIPTENEPLWTYTQTVIQEAKNLGATFIENHTDKAKIHTWLAWQNPPGRQLHNAVMERILNPNHPKSQIFINWFKTLYDL from the coding sequence ATGAACAGAAATAACACAAAAATCCTTTTAGTAGAAGGCGATGAAGACAAACGAGTTATCCCCTATTTAATGGAAGAAAATGGCATTCCTTGGCCGAAAGGAAATGAACCCGTTGATATACAATCTTATAATGGCGTTGAAAAACTACTCGAACCCAAACAAATCTCAACCCAGTTTAAACCCCCTAGAGTAACCGCTTTAGGTATAATGGTTGATGCTGATGATAACCCTCTAGGTCGCTGGCAAAAAATTCGTGATGTTTGTTTACCCACTATCCCAGATTTCCCTCAAGATTTACCCGACACCGGCTTAATTCATCAGATTCAAGAAGGACTCAATCAAGGTAAAAAAATAGGTGTTTGGATGATGCCAGATAATAGAATGCAAGGAATGCTAGAAACATTTTTAGCTTATCTTATTCCAACTGAAAATGAGCCGCTCTGGACTTATACCCAAACCGTAATACAAGAAGCTAAAAATTTAGGTGCTACTTTTATAGAAAACCACACAGACAAAGCTAAAATACACACTTGGTTAGCTTGGCAAAATCCGCCAGGAAGACAATTACATAATGCTGTCATGGAAAGAATATTAAATCCGAATCATCCAAAATCTCAAATATTTATCAACTGGTTTAAAACCCTCTACGATTTATAA